In Littorina saxatilis isolate snail1 unplaced genomic scaffold, US_GU_Lsax_2.0 scaffold_3578, whole genome shotgun sequence, the genomic stretch ATTTTCACTGTTTACcctaaaactaaaacaaaacatcatttttttccgcaagaatCACAGAAAAAACATATTACAGACATAAGGCACACCTACCCCCACAGAATGCACCATACACTTGGGCACGCCGGTGGTGCCCGAGGAGTACATGATGAACAGGGGGTGGTTGAAGGGCACCTGCTCGAACCTCAGCTCTGGCGTCTGGCCATCACCTGTGTTGCCTAGCGACAGGAACTGATCCAGTGCACACCTGTCACAACAAGTTACAACACAGTTATCACACACTGTATTCACCTGTGTTGCCAAGCGACAGGAATTGATCCAGCGCACACCTGTCACAACACACACTGCATGTCTAAACATACTTTCAGAACTGAAGACATCAGATTTGTTTGGTTCATCTCTAttctttgccatttttttgctAAGCGTCTTTCCCACTCAAAGTAAAATTGTTGGTACATGTTGTGTTAGAGTTCTTAGAAGTGCCCAGCTTCTgtgttgcatgtctgtgtgtgcgtgtgtgtatgagtgtgagCATGTTTACATTggtgtgtatgagtgtgagtATGTTACATtggtgtgcatgagtgtgtgtatgagtgtgagCATGTTTACATTGGTGTGCATGAGGTACACTTACCCATTATTTATGTGTGTGAGGTCCATGGAAGCGTGCTTCACAAAAGGGATCACCACAACTTTCTCAAGGTCATTCAGGCCTGCACACATCAACAAGTTGAAGGCATAACTAAAATACATTTTGTGTAAAAATTTAAATTGAAAAAGAAAGTACCTCTTCACAGacttggatattgagaaaaatggccgacttccgtagcattatgctttgatgatcagaagagaccatccaatcacagcccccgatttcccccacgtgttcctcagaatagctatataagtACTTTTAAtataatatttatttatttatttattaaggagatttctatagcgcataactaaaagcaccatgcgctttacaatatcactaggtataagcacacgcaaacatactctgattagatagaacttagcctaacaagacaatactaagaacactaaacatttgagttcatacaaaataCAGTAGGAATTCCCCTTggagacccccctcccccacccctcaaGACCATACTTTCTCAGAGTTGTCTGTTCAAACAATCTGTAAATGACCCACATTGTAGAACTTCTAACGAGACCATACTTTCTCACAGTTGTGTTAgctcttaaaaaggaggttccactgtagcaagcTTCAGTGTGCTGGAGATGTACACACCTGCAACCACCTGTACACACCTGTGACTACCTGTGCGACCTTGTCCATGTGTTGGTGCACCTTGCCATTGTAGTGAACAGCGTTCACACTGAAGATGAGCTTGGGTTGGATCTGTGTGAACCTCTCCAGCACGCCCTGTTGCATGCACACAGATCAACAACATTATTAGTAATGACACCATGTATTAGTAATGACACCATGAGAACAAAGTAATAACTGAACTTACTCCTTCAGTAAACACACTATGTTGTAGTCTTGGCCAGCCTCCTAACTATGAATGTTAAGTCAGCCTCTgatgtcacatggctcaaagaagagaTATCCAGCGTTCAATTGTCACATTCATCTATATATTGATAACTACACACCAGACTAAAGACTCCATAAGTAGACTGCATTCCATGATTTTCTACATCGAAAGATCAATCTCTGCTTCCTTACATGGGACTACAAAATCAAGAAGTGTACAAAAGTTGAATCAtacatgaaaga encodes the following:
- the LOC138957542 gene encoding acetoacetyl-CoA synthetase-like — encoded protein: GVLERFTQIQPKLIFSVNAVHYNGKVHQHMDKVAQVVTGLNDLEKVVVIPFVKHASMDLTHINNGCALDQFLSLGNTGDGQTPELRFEQVPFNHPLFIMYSSGTTGVPKCMVHSVG